Proteins encoded by one window of Elaeis guineensis isolate ETL-2024a chromosome 12, EG11, whole genome shotgun sequence:
- the LOC140852942 gene encoding uncharacterized protein gives MGEDGHGRMRTWSSSMTKRRLYQQSNQAPSEETIRRIRDELRTEFDDKISYLEAQLHQMRAQMASGSFAHSPVGTPRSVPSSSGQVPDASSAHQTHASENERFTQVPDEV, from the exons atgggagaagatggACATGGACGGATGCGTACTTGGAGTTCGAGCATGACAAAGCGACGTTTGTATCAGCAATCTAATCAGGCACCATCAGAGGAGACCATTAGGAGGATTCGAGATGAGCTTCGGACTGAGTTTGATGACAAGATTTCCTACTTGGAGGCACAGCTCCATCAGATGCGTGCTCAGATGGCGAGTGGATCTTTTGCGCATAGCCCAGTAGGTACTCCTCGTTCGGTGCCATCCAGTAGTGGGCag gttCCAGATGCATCTAGTGCTCACCAAACACATGCATCGGAAAATGAGAGATTCACTCAGGTGCCTGATGAG GTTTAG
- the LOC140852857 gene encoding uncharacterized protein, giving the protein MVGMIQEATGILMSNDNMEFNHLMENEGHEGSNQEIKDFFRLLEDAERPLYPNCMKFTSLSFIVRLLHLKVLSGWTDKSFTLLLELLNDAFPEGVCLPNSYYQANKITTDLGFTYETWDACPNNCMLFRGKDEGHDKCQICQSSRYKQFTEDSNDDTTKNNQIAAKQVRYFPLKPRLQKFFMSSKTAELMRWHEKERIKDGVQRHPADSIAWRTFDERNPSFAADCRNIRLGLAADGFNPFRSMSIAHSTWPVVLIPYNLPPWMSMKQPFFILSVLIDGPKGPGNKIDVYLQPLIEELNELWERGVLTYDASKKEMFQLHAALLWTISDFPAYANLSGWSTKGELACPSCYNQTESTWLSHGRKFCYRGHRRFLSNTHRFRRDRISFNGQGEYRRKPVKLSGCNILNQLNGVLTEYKKNDLIKRKIEENQKGTSGGKKSGWKKRSIFFDLPYWEHNLIRHNLDVMHIEKNVCDNILWTILGVTGKSKDNLNSRYDMQEMGIRKALHPQQRVSGKAYLPPACFTMSKDDKDIFLKVLKNVRVPDGYASNISRCVHLKERSIWGLKSHDNHILMQQLLPVAVRKALAKDVVEALIELTNFFRQLCSKVNKMADLEYIQGRIALTLCQLEKIFPPSFFDIMEHLPIHLAEEALIAGAVQFRWMYPIER; this is encoded by the coding sequence ATGGTTGGAATGATACAAGAGGCAACTGGAATCTTAATGTCAAATGACAATATGGAATTTAATCATTTAATGGAGAATGAGGGTCACGAGGGGTCCAATCaagaaataaaagatttttttagacttcTTGAAGATGCAGAACGTCCACTTTATCCAAATTGCATGAAATTCACCTCACTGTCATTTATTGTTCGATTACTGCATTTGAAAGTGCTAAGTGGATGGACAGATAAGTCATTTACATTGTTACTAGAATTGTTGAATGATGCATTTCCAGAAGGAGTATGCTTGCCAAATTCATATTATCAAGCAAACAAAATCACCACAGATTTGGGTTTCACTTATGAGACATGGGATGCATGtcccaataattgcatgttgtttAGAGGCAAAGATGAAGGACATGATAAATGTCAAATATGTCAGAGCTCTAGATACAAACAATTTACAGAAGATTCAAATGATGATACTACTAAGAATAATCAGATTGCTGCAAAACAAGTGCGGTACTTTCCATTGAAGCCGAGGTTGCAGAAGTTCTTTATGTCGTCAAAAACTGCAGAGTTAATGAGATGGCATGAGAAGGAACGAATAAAAGATGGTGTTCAAAGACATCCTGCAGACTCAATTGCTTGGAGAACTTTTGATGAACGGAATCCATCTTTTGCTGCAGATTGTCGAAATATTAGACTTGGTTTAGCAGCTGATGGATTTAATCCATTTAGATCAATGTCTATAGCTCATAGCACTTGGCCTGTTGTTCTAATACCATATAATTTACCACCGTGGATGTCTATGAAACAacctttctttattctttctgtgCTTATTGATGGACCAAAAGGACCGGGCAATAAGATTGATGTTTATCTACAACCATTGATTGAAGAACTAAATGAATTATGGGAGAGAGGGGTACTTACGTATGATGCATCAAAAAAAGAGATGTTTCAACTTCATGCTGCATTATTATGGACAATCAGTGATTTTCCTGCATATGCAAATTTGTCTGGATGGAGTACAAAAGGTGAACTTGCATGTCCTTCTTGTTACAATCAAACAGAATCAACATGGTTGTCACATGGTAGAAAATTTTGTTATAGAGGGCATCGACGGTTCTTATCGAATACCCATAGATTTCGAAGAGATAGAATATCTTTTAATGGTCAAGGAGAATACAGAAGGAAGCCTGTTAAATTATCAGGTTGTAATATACTAAATCAATTGAATGGAGTACTCACAGAATATAAAAAGAATGACCTCATAAagagaaaaattgaagaaaatcaaaaaggcACTTCAGGTGGAAAAAAGTCTGGATGGAAAAAGAggagtatattttttgatttaccaTATTGGGAGCATAATTTGATTCGgcataatcttgatgtcatgcacattgagaagaatgtatGTGACAATATACTTTGGACAATATTGGGGGTTACGGGAAAATCCAAGGATAATTTAAATTCTCGATATGATATGCAAGAAATGGGTATAAGAAAAGCATTACATCCACAACAACGAGTGTCTGGTAAGGCTTATTTGCCTCCAGCTTGTTTTACAATGTCCAAAGATGACAAAGATATCTTCCTAAAAGTGCTAAAAAATGTCAGAGTCCCTGATGGTTATGCATCTAATATCAGTCGCTGCGTACATTTAAAGGAACGTAGTATTTGGGGATTAAAAAGTcatgacaatcatattttgatgcaACAGTTACTTCCTGTAGCTGTACGCAAAGCATTAGCTAAGGATGTGGTTGAGGCATTGATTGAGTTAACAAATTTCTTTAGACAATTATGCTCAAAGGTGAACAAGATGGCTGACCTAGAGTATATTCAAGGTCGTATTGCTTTAACACTTTGCCAGCTTGAGAAGATCTTTCCACCTTCATTTTTTGATATAATGGAGCATTTACCTATACATTTAGCAGAAGAGGCACTCATTGCTGGAGCAGTGCAATTtaggtggatgtatcctattgaaaggtaa